The following are encoded together in the Theropithecus gelada isolate Dixy unplaced genomic scaffold, Tgel_1.0 HiC_scaffold_369, whole genome shotgun sequence genome:
- the LOC112617724 gene encoding protocadherin gamma-B6, which translates to IVVIEDVNDHAPQFDKKEIHLEIFESASAGARISLDPATDPDININSIKDYKINSNPYFSLMVRVNSDGGKYPELSLEKLLDREEQRSHSLILTALDGGDPPRSATAHIQISVKDTNDNPPVFSRDEYRISVSENLPPGSPVLQVTATDQDEGVNAEINYYFRSTAQSTKHMFLLDEKTGMIKNNQSFDFEDVERYTMEVEAKDGGGLSAQCKVIIEILDENDNNPEIIITSLSDQILENSPPGMVVALFKTRDLDFGGNGEVRCNIETDIPFKIYSSSNNYYKLVTDGALDREQTPEYNVTILATDRGKPPLSSSRSITLYVTDINDNAPVFDQTSYVVHVAENNPPGASIAQVSASDPDLGLNGHISYSIVASDLEPLALSSYVSVSAQSGMVFAQRAFDHEQLRAFELTLQARDHGSPALSANVSLRVLVGDRNDNAPRVLYPALGPDGSALFDMVPRSAEPGYLVTKVVAVDADSGHNAWLSYHVLQASEPGLFSLGLRTGEVRMARALGDRDAARQRLLVTVRDGGQPPLSATATLHLVFADNLQEILPDLREYDRPVLSDPQAELQFYLVVALALISVLFLLAVILAIALRLRHSLSPTTWDCFHPGICVKSGPVVPPNYSEGTLPYSYNLCIAHMDTKEFNFLKCSAPVHSNEDMVCSVSPGALIPPHGGEDLTSHSETLTSVSFSFLCVIYLIVY; encoded by the coding sequence ATTGTGGTGATTGAGGATGTTAATGACCACGCCCCTCAATTtgataaaaaggaaatacatttagaaattttcGAATCTGCATCCGCTGGTGCACGAATATCACTTGACCCTGCCACGGATCCCGATATAAACATAAACTCAATTAAAGATTATAAGATAAACTCTAATCCTTATTTTTCATTAATGGTTAGAGTTAATTCTGACGGTGGCAAATACCCAGAGTTATCTCTGGAGAAACTCCTAGACCGGGAAGAACAGAGATCTCATAGCTTGATATTGACTGCCTTGGACGGAGGTGACCCACCAAGAAGTGCCACCGCTCACATACAAATTTCTGTCAAGGACACCAATGATAACCCCCcggttttcagtagagacgaatATAGAATTAGTGTTAGTGAAAATCTGCCCCCTGGGTCCCCTGTGTTGCAAGTGACAGCCACTGACCAGGATGAGGGGGTCAATGCCGAGATAAACTACTACTTCCGAAGCACTGCCCAGAGCACAAAACATATGTTCTTATTGGATGAGAAAACAGGTATGATTAAGAATAACCAGTCATTTGATTTTGAAGATGTAGAAAGGTACACCATGGAAGTGGAAGCGAAGGACGGAGGTGGTCTCTCTGCCCAGTGTAAAGTAATCATAGAAATCCTGGATGAAAACGACAACAACCCAGAAATAATCATAACTTCTCTCTCTGATCAGATTTTGGAGAATTCTCCTCCAGGAATGGTTGTTGCCCTCTTCAAAACACGGGACCTGGATTTCGGAGGAAATGGAGAAGTCCGGTGTAATATAGAAACAGACATTCCATTCAAGATTTATTCTTCTTCCAATAACTACTACAAGCTGGTGACAGATGGAGCCCTGGACCGAGAGCAGACACCAGAATACAATGTAACCATCTTAGCCACTGACAGGGGCAAGCCGCCCCTTTCTTCCAGTAGAAGCATCACCTTGTATGTCACTGACATCAACGACAACGCCCCAGTTTTCGACCAGACGTCCTACGTGGTTCATGTGGCCGAGAACAACCCGCCAGGAGCCTCCATTGCGCAAGTGAGCGCCTCTGACCCGGATTTGGGGCTCAACGGCCACATCTCCTACTCTATCGTGGCAAGTGACCTAGAACCCCTGGCGCTGTCGTCATATGTGTCCGTGAGCGCGCAGAGCGGGATGGTCTTCGCGCAGCGCGCCTTTGATCACGAGCAACTGCGCGCCTTCGAGCTCACGCTGCAGGCCCGCGACCATGGCTCGCCCGCGCTCAGCGCCAACGTGAGCCTGCGCGTGTTGGTGGGAGACCGCAATGACAACGCACCGCGCGTGCTGTACCCAGCTCTGGGTCCCGACGGCTCCGCGCTCTTCGACATGGTGCCTCGCTCTGCAGAGCCCGGCTACCTAGTGACTAAGGTGGTAGCGGTGGACGCCGACTCAGGACACAACGCCTGGCTATCCTACCACGTGCTGCAGGCCAGCGAGCCCGGGCTCTTCAGCCTGGGGCTGCGCACTGGTGAGGTGCGCATGGCTCGAGCCTTAGGCGACAGGGACGCAGCCCGCCAGCGCCTGCTGGTCACTGTGCGTGATGGTGGACAGCCGCCACTCTCTGCCACCGCCACCCTGCATCTGGTCTTCGCAGACAACTTGCAAGAGATACTGCCAGACCTCAGAGAGTACGATCGCCCTGTACTCTCTGACCCCCAGGCTGAGCTACAGTTTTACCTCGTGGTGGCCTTGGCCTTAATCTCAGTGCTCTTCCTCCTTGCGGTGATTCTGGCCATTGCCTTGCGCCTGCGACACTCTCTCAGCCCTACTACTTGGGACTGCTTCCATCCTGGTATCTGTGTCAAGTCTGGACCTGTAGTTCCCCCCAACTACAGTGAGGGGACTTTGCCTTATTCTTATAATCTGTGCATTGCACATATGGATACAAAAGAGTTTAATTTCCTAAAATGTAGTGCACCCGTACATTCCAATGAAGACATGGTTTGCAGTGTTTCTCCTGGAGCCTTAATTCCACCTCATGGTGGGGAGGATTTGACTTCACATTCTGAGACCCTAACTTCGGtgagtttctcttttttgtgtgtgatttatCTAATAGTCTACTAG